The Silene latifolia isolate original U9 population chromosome 4, ASM4854445v1, whole genome shotgun sequence region taagactactcaccCATGATTATAGAGGAGAAATTAACAACAAAAGACAATAGCATATGAACAATGACAAACAACATGGTGACTTGAACAAAGAGTAATTAATTAATatgagaaatgtaaacaaatgaaaacaagATGTAAATAAGAGAGAAATTGTATCAACTAAGGGGAAATGAAcaagcttggataataatggaagatgaatttcttcttgtcttccaatTACAACCCAATGaacaattgtaaactattgagaaaTGAAGAACTTGGATAAACTAGAGAGCAAACCCTTATAAACATATTACAAGTCCCTTAATTTGCCGATATAGAACAACTTTACTCTCAAACAGTCAAActcatggggtgttacaaagacaTCGTTAAAAGATTTATGGAATACTTGACATCTATGTTACTCCAACTCTTCTTATTCCCTCATGTACCCGTGTTCGACAATCGACACTCGGACATTGATATGACACTTGGACACCTCATTTTAAGCCAAATTTGCATACTTTTCATAAAATTAGCTGTGTCTGACACTTGGACACGCACCCGTGTCGAATACTTCTAAAAGTGTTTGAGTAACATATAGATTGACATAGTGTCTATCTTCTAACTCAGTGTTGAGTTTACTGTTTCCTAACAACAAAGATTGTGGATGAGACAATTATATTCACATTGAAATTGGGTCTTATTAGATGTAACATCTTCCATCATAACCAATTTATGGCTGCTCACTCACCGGTGAACCGCCAAATATTGAGTTTAAGATGATAGGCTAAATATAAGTTTTCTCCCAAAAAACGTTTTACCCCCAAAAAAACTAAAGACTAATTGCCAGTGGAGTACGACTTTGACATCATGCATACAGGGGCGGATCTAGGGGGTTCgggtgggcacgtgcccaccaTGTGGTTGTAAATATTaatacggaaaattcacgtggtacccctaaactttaccATTTTGCACATGGTACCCAATATTTTAAGTTGATGTACATAATACCCCCATGTTTCATTTTTATGCACAACATGCCCTTTTTGTTGCTATAAAAAAATTCAAATGAGCATAACTCCTAGACCGGAATTCAGATTCGGCAAAATCTTTTTTCTAAAATGATTATTTCGCCATAATatacgatttgagaaaaaaaaatgtcGACCGACATTTTATACGGTTTTTTCTTATCGAAAATCTCAAATTAACCATATCTtcgattttaaatttttgaatgaccatttttgttttatcaatctgtagatctcgaagaggtcatcaatttggaaaaaaaaattagtcaattccgatttctggttTATGATTTgtgctcaattgaaaattttaagaacgataaaaagggcacgttgtgcttgaaaatcaaatctcaaggatatcatgtgcacaaacttaaaaagttgggtaccacatgaaaaatgacaaagttcgagggtaccacgtgaattttccgataTTAATATGTATAGGTCTCATAGTGAAGCAAGAAAAGATGGGACTATGGGAGCTCAGTTGGTAGGAACCTTGTCAAGCAATTAGATGGTCGCAGGTTCTATTCCTAGTGTCAACCTTTTTGTTAAAAACAGTATACACGTATTCTATatatttgctttatacatgtatattAATGCTCGTTTTCAAAAGCAAACATATAGAATTGaatggaatggaggaagtatttcaTAGTCAAAAATTGTTTGGCACATGAATCGAACCCTTGATCTATGAATAAAATAGTGATGTCTTATTAATCTAGTCTCAACCATTGAAACACTAGTGATAATTATTCTAATAGAtactattttatatttttatcttatgaCAAGAGAAATTATTTATCGATTACATTTAAGATTATAGCAAGCAAAAAATTTTATAAAAGATCCGATTATTTTTCCACTTTACAACACTAATTTATGGATTTAGCGAAGTAaatattgcttttttttttttaaatggaaGATAATGTATTAAAAAAAATTGTGCTCTCCTACTTGAAATCCTAGATCTGCCCCTGCATGCATAAGGGAAAAAATAATATATACCATAATGACAAGATTAAAGCTCTAATGCCATAGTTTAAATTTTCAGTTTCACCATTTACTTATCAACTACTCTATAAGCAAAAACTTCAGAGTGAGAGCAACACATCGGCTGGTTTTAACAAGAAAAACACTAAAGATTTACCGACACCTACTTAGGTTAAAGCTCCCGGAGAATTGACTCAGAGCATGTCTTCCCAACCGATGGCACACTACCTTGCGAAAAATTTAGAAAAAACTTAATGAAACCGAGGCAGGCAATGTATAAATAGACGAGGAGCAGACGACTATCATTTGTTTTTATTACAGTATTGTTCATCTAAAAGGAGAGCACAAAAGGCTCTACATTCCCTTGCACccatttttgttgttttttctcAAGTATTTGTATTGCCTAACTAACAAATACGAGAAAGATGAATCTCTTTACTAAGGAAACAGAAACGTTATCGACCTCTGCTTTAGGAACCGACAAATTTAGCACACCGTTTAAAAGAATTTCGACACATGAAACCTTGAATGTGTACCAACTAATCACATAGGTGAAACTGAAACAAATATTCGAACGTTAGCATAACCACCACAATAATTCACAAAGTTCCTGACGATGTCAAAATCATTTATTCAAGGACAAGATAAATCAAAATATATTCCGAAGAGGTACGACTCCAAATATTAAGCATGCTAAACAGACCCCAACCATTGATATAAGAAATTATTCTGCGAGTTTGTCTTTATGAGTATTTGTATTTAACCCAAAACGATCCTCGACTCCCGAAACACCAAAATTCATTCCAAAATTTGTGATGGCAAGGAATTTGTATAATCAGGATTCAAATCTAAGATCCTATACATGAAAGCTCTATAGAAGTAACAAAGAAGCAGAAGCCACACCATACAAGAACGTAGAAGCCGGAGCCACACCATTCAAGAACGTAACATCAGCGGCAATCCTTAGATGTAACCTTTAAAAATAAAGGTTGGGCATGCTCCTCCCACTCAGTTGCCCAAGCTGCAGAAGATCTTGTTTCCACAGCTCCACTTCTCAGCGATCTGAGAACATCACATTTGTCAGGGAATCCCTTAAAAAGTGCTAAGAGCTGGTCTGCAAGTTCGGAAGAAGACGAGAAAAGGAGACCATTCCTTTCGACTTTGACAAGTTCCTCTATACATGAGTACGAGACAGCACATACAGGCAACCCACAGCCAAACATGTCCACAACCTTCATAGGAAGATCCAATCCTGATGAAGAAGTATGCAAACAGACCCCCAGGTCCGCTGATCCAAGAAGCATAGGATAGTCTTCCGCTGATAGCCACATTGTACGGAAAGCCACGCGTCTGAGGTTTAACTTCTTTATCTTTTGTTCATATATTTCTTTTTCAGGACCTTTTCctgttattataaataacaatCTTGGATACATATATTGTCTCCCAGTGTCCATTCTGTCCCAAAAAACAACTTCTTGTTCTGAATCATCCTCGTTTAAGAGTGCAGCAGCACGTCTGTCATACATGACTGCAGCTTCCAAAAGGATACTAAAGTCTTCATCTGGTGTCCAGCTAGTACTACTAACAATAAGTGCTGGCCGGTGTGGCTTCTCCGCAATGCCAGATCCAGTAATGGTTGTAAAAAGAGTATCACTTTGCTCATTTGTCCTTATATCTGTGCCTTCATGGCTTATACAATCTTGAATCCCCTCGCAATATCTTAGTTCTTTATCCAGCTTGAGAAACAGCTTATGTTTCTCCAACAACGAAGAAGGATGAAAAAATTCAGGAGGTTGATCATACAGCACAGTGGCTTTGATTCCCCAATTTTGAGCTAATTCATGCTGCATTGCCTTAGTGACACAAAGAGAACCATCTGCAAGCTGTCCATAGTGCTTCTCAAACCAGCGATAAACTGCAACAAAACGGCTTCCTCTGCCAAGAGAAAGCCCAAGCAGAGTATATCCAAAATTATGCCAATCCACTATTAATACAGAATGCCTTAACCAGCTTGCCCATTTCACAGCTATCAACGTTGGAACAGAGGGCGGATTCTGCACTAAAAAAAGATCTGGAGCTGGTATTTTAACACAAAGATACCATAGAAGCACGATGAATTGAAATACTGGCTTCAGCAAAAGTATGATACAACGAAGCACCCATGGCAGTTTTTGAGTGAATTTTGGCCATTCTGCCATTCTGTGAATAAAAATGGAAGGGTGCTCCAGAATAGCAGCGTGTGGATCAGAACCTCCATATGCAACAATATCTACCTTGAGAGATGCCTGGCGAGCAAGAGAAAGAGCGTGGTACTGCATTCTAGGACTACGACCAATGTCTCCTAGGACTACCACTGCTGCTCTTCCTCTTTTTTTactcattttctattttgttttttttacttTGAATATTGGACCTGATTAGTCTCAAGGAGTAGAGTCAAAGTTGCTTTCAGTAGACGCAAAAATCATATCTGCAATTTCAGCTTTTATTGCTTCAATTGTTTCCACAAGGTTTATAATACCCACGGTCTTCAATTCATTCCTTTAAACCTTATTAAGATGACGAAAACAAAAATTGGAGATGAATGAGCATTTTATGATATATCGACATATCATAGTTAGAATAATATATTTAGTATTATGGGATAAAGATTTATAACTCAAGGTAGAACCGTAATAATCACACTCACTAAATTATGAATAAACCACAAGTGTTTATCAATGCAGATCTTAAGTAAACCTATTTTATGTATCAAAATTCATCATATAATCATAAGGCGGCTTAACCCTCGAAAAAAAAGGCAAGGAATACTTCAGGAGCTACAGTTTACACCTCGGATCAATGCATATCTTAACTAAACCTACTTCATGTATTACATCACATATAATTACAGACAACTTAACCTCAGAAAAGTAGGCAAGGAATCAATTCATGAGCTACCGTTTATACCTCGAACCAATACAGATCTTAACTAACTAATTCATGTATCACACTCAGCATAAAATCACAGGCAGCTTAACCATAGAAATAAGGCAGGGAATTACATCATGAGCTACGGTTTACGCCTCGATAATCTCAATTGAAGCTAATTACTTCACAATTAAATACACACAATGCATACCTAAAATACATTACTATTAATTTACACTAAAAAGCTACTAATTCACCCCATAAAACAAGTCATTAAAGGGAAACCTTAATTAACCCAGAAAAATAAGTAATTAAAAGGAAACCTCCTAATTCACTTAGATGATttcagaaattagggttttcaaagCATTAAGTGAAGAATAACGAATAAATTAAGAGAATTAAGAGTAAGGAAAAGGAGTAAAAGGAATTACAGTGATGAAGTAATAGGCGGATGATCAATCAAAATTGATAAAGGGAGTAAACCCTAGAAATCAATTGAACGTGACGCTTTTATTTCGATTTGGGGAGGTGCTGCGGTAGGTGGGTAGGCCCGACGGAGGCAATAGATGATGAACCGGCCGGTCGTTATTGAGAGAGTGGGATCAGTAATTCAGTATATCGGATCCTACGCATTATTTGACAAAACAAGACTGACTTTAGTGATAGAATGATTCTCACCTGCAACATAATACcgtcatttgaaaaaaaaaaaaaaaaaaaaaaaaaaaaaaagatatttttACACGGCACTTTCTTAATTTTTCGATTTTCTACACATTTTGCActttacactttttaaaacatacatggtacccttaattgttttcattatcactaggtgtacccctaaactttattttccatcaattaaacttagttttaggcgttaggtaatgacttggacgcgtaaccaaacttgtcatttattatcccatgacataaggactctattaggttcaatatccatctcgatcctaatatttattgatatatatgggtTAAATGGGCTAAAAACTTTTTGACAgaaaatttatttattctttgccAAATTATCATgtccaaagatggatattgagcctaatagagtcattatgtcatgggatgataaatgacaagcttggttacgcgtccaagtaatcacttaacgcctaaaacttagtttaattgacgaaaaataaagtttaggggtacacttagtgataatgacgaCAATTatgggtaccatgtatgttttaaaaagtgtaggggtaccatgtagaaagtcgaaaaattgaggggGTACCATATAgaatatccaaaaaaaaaaacatattgttAAACTAGACGGTTTTAAAGGAGGAGCCAATATCCCTTGTACTGTTGTTAACGAAAAAGTCATAACATGACTTTAGTTATCCTATCCTCTAAGATCCGAAAATTAGGTGAATCGAAATTGACTTTACCTGGGATTAAATCGATAATCGATATCCTTGTTTCAATCCAAACCTGACCGTTGACCCGATATTGACTCAACCCAGCAGGTGACTCGATAAGCTTAATAATTGTAATTGAACAAACTTGACATTATCTCAAATTTTTCACTTAAAACTAAAGTTGATATAGTGATACAGCGTACATTGTTAGATATAAAATTACCCATCCAAAACTAaattatataagataaaatgTATGTTGATAACTTGACCCAGCATTAGACCTGAACCGGGCTGGACCCGACTTGATAACCGATGATGACCTGACATGAACGGTAATCGACCCAAACTCGTCGTTATGTgattttctttttacttttttttcaCTGTGAGCCTAAAGTGATTCTTTGTTTGTCAATATTTTGATGATAAACGGTATCCATTATATCTTTAACCATGTTCAATTGATCATTACTTTTCGCAAAAATAGTAATCGGACCTCTTACTTTGTCTCATCGTGAGATATTATCCTCAAATTTCAATTGGAGTAATTAAACCTCTTtagtttgacaaaaaaaaaaaagtgaaattcaaccccctCTCCtgcattattattgttgatttgtTATTAACTTATTATACTCTTTTGGTGCTTACACctttcaaaataaataaaaatgagcAAGAAAAATGTCTTTAAATCTACAGTAAAATTAGAGGACAGTCCCaagtagggatggcagtgggtcggggatccgacccagaccctgagggtcggaccctaacgggtcgggtatgggtctcattttttcagacccaatgggtatgggtcgggtataggtcttaagaaaatatttaggGTCCGGGTCCGgatctaagttatgagacccatacccgacccttagaccctttattaaagaaaaaaaatcaaaattacaacttttctgaattcatactggcaaactgtagaaacccaactaaagtctatttctcttccctcatcccataaagtgataaaacccaaccaaactcttctgacaataccaccactccaccactgacacaagaaaaccaccaccacagcactaATACGCGACTGACAACCAGCTCTCTAATAGCCGGCAatcgacaaccaccattaacgacagattaataaactcataatggtaaagtagtatgaatttttttttaatattatagaccccatagctgttaatcttgttactaaagtggctgaaactcggacccgcgggtagacccagaccctacccttacccatagggtccgggtatgggtcctcaaattttagacccttcaTGGGTCCGGGTGAATGcacgggtccaaagggaaaatctcgggtcgggtccgggtctaggcggaccctacccagaccctacccattgccatccctagtccCAAGTCACAACTCTATAACTAGCAGGGGTTGTTTCTCGTGATGAAACATAATGCGCAAATTCTCAAATTTATTAACTTTGGTCATCCTTATAAATTAAAACTGCCAATCAAATTATAGGATCTTATCTTAATAAATAGAAGAACATTTAACCCCTCCTCCTTCATCCACGTCACCACATTcaacatttttttaaaaaataaaaaaattaaaggtgGGACCCACCACAAAGAATCTGAATTTAATTTCTATAAAAACCAATTTGTACGTAAATATTTACGCTTAGATTTTATACGTAAATCAAGAATAGCTCCGTCTAAGTTTTTACACAATAGTATTTACGCTTCCTCACATCCCTCTTCCCCAACCCATACTTGCTCGAATCGGAACCTACATCTCGTCTTCCCTCCTATCTCACGTCTGTAGAGGAGTGGTTAAGGGGCAGGGAGACTTGGTGTCTACGATCAAGGCTTGCGCTAAGGAACTTCAAGCGTGGAAGAAAATTAGTATTGGCAAAATTAATCGAGGCTTAGAAGTGAAGCGTAAACAATTGACCCGTCTTAATGAAGGGGATAGATCGGAAGCCGCGGTTCAAAAACGAAGAAAACTCATTGCGGAGATTGCAGTATTATATAAACAAGAAGAGCAATATTGGCGGCAACGATCCCGAGCATTATGGCTGAAAGATGGGGATCGGAATACTAAGTTTTTCCACTCCAAAGCAGGTGAACGCAGGCGAAAGAACTTTATACCACTCCTTATTGATGATGAAGGGCGGGAATGTGTAGAGGAAGAGAAGGTTGAGAGAGTGGCGGTGGATTACTTTGAGGAGCTTTTTCAGACAGCTGAGCCAACGAACTTTGATGATGTGCTATCGGGTTTGGAGGGGAGGGTCACGGATAGGATGAATGGTATGCTAAGAATGGACTATCGCGAGGAAGAGGTGGTGGAAGCTCTTAACCAAATGCATCCCCTCAAAGCACCGGGTCCCGACGGAATGAACGGTCTGTTCTTTCAGTCCTATTGGCACGAAATTGGCCCACAGGTCACTGGTTCGGTTTTGGAGATTCTGCGTGGGAATGAGAGCCCTGAACGGCTCAATATGACCAACATAGTGCTTATACCGAAGAAGAAGGCGCCAGATAAAATAAGGGATTTTCGACCAATTAGCCTATGTAATGTGGTCTATAAGTTAGTGTCGAAAGTTTTGGCTAATCGTCTGAAGATGTTCCTTGGTGATGTTGTGTCGGAGAACCAGAGCGCTTTCACCCCGGGTAGGCTGATCACGGACAACATCCTCACAGCCTTTGAAATGTTTCACTTTATGAAGAATAGTAGACAGACGGATGGGTACATGGCCTTGAAACTTGATATGGCGAAGGCTTATGATAGGGTGGAATGGGTCTTTCTTCAAAGGGTTTTGATGACGATGGGGTTTGATACGAGTTGGACTCAACGGGTCATGGCTTGCGTTACAACTGTGACCTTCTCGGTATTGATCAATGGGTCTCCCTCGACTGAGTTTCGGCCTAGTCGAGGATTGAGACAAGGCGACCCTTTATCCCCATATCTGTTCCTTCTGTGTGTCGAGGCTTTGTCGAACATGCTACGGAGAGCGGTCGAAAATCAATCGCTGCATGGGATTCGTATTTCAGCTGCGGCACCGACCATATCCCATCTCCTCTTTGCTGATGATAGTATATTCTTTGTGAAGGCAACGTTACAGGAAGCTGATGGGGTGAACAATATCTTGAGACGATACGAAGCTGCTTCTGGACAATTGGTTAGCTTGGAGAAAACAACGGTTGTCTTTAGTAGAGGGGTTCCGAGGGATCGAAGGAGTGCTGTGGCTGCTAGGTTAGGCGTGATGGAAGTGGAGGAGCACGCCCGTTACCTTGGCCTCCCGACGGTTGTGGGCCGCTCTAAGAAGGTGCTTACTGATATTATTAGAGATAAACTTAGCAAAAGATTACAAGGTTGGCGCGGAAAAATTTTGTCTAGGGCTGGTAAGGAGGTTCTCATAAAGGCTgtggccaattcactccctacctatgtgatgagtgttTTTAAAATTCCGGCAAATTTTTGTGATGAGTTAAGAGCTATAGTAGCACGCTTCTGGTGGGGTCACAACGAGGATAAGCGAGGTATTCACTGGGTGTCATGGCGGAAGATGGCGCGGCCAAAGGGTGTTGGGGGAATGGGGTTCCGAGACTTTAGACAGTTTAACCTTGCTCTCCTTGGAAAACAGGCGTGGCGATTGTTAACCAACCCGAGCAGCTTATGGACCCGGCTCATGAGAGCAAAATACTTCCCCAATGTCGATTTTATGGATGCTGAACTGGGCCACAATCCTAGTTATACGTGGCGTGGAATCTTGGAAGCGAGGGAGGTGTTAGAACGAGGAATGAGGAGACGCATAGGGGATGGGCTGTTGACGAGAGTGTGGGGTCACCCGTGGATTACGAATTCAAGTTCTGGCCGTGTCATATCGCCATGTCCACACGGTCATGAGAATATGACGGTTGCTGAGCTGATGATGCCGAACCTTGCTGAGTGGGATGGGGACAAATTGAAccaattctttcttcccttcgaAGTGCAGCGAATCCATGACATTCGAATTAGCCCTAATAAACCTCCTGATATCTGGTATTGGGGACTTGAGAAGAGTGGGTTGTATTCGGTTCGGAGTGCGTATAAGATGTTGGTCGGGGAACTAGGAGATATGGCTGGCGGTTCTGATTGGGCTAGCGGGAAATGGTTGTGGAATCGGCTCTGGAAACTTTCGGTCTGGCCCCGTGTGAAGCTCTTCTTCTGGCAACTGTGTAGTGAAGCACTCGCAACACGAGCCAACATTGCTGCCCGAGTTGGAGGTGAGTACTCTCTTTGTTCTTTTTGTAATTCAAATATAGAGTCTAGTCTTCACTTGTTTCGGGATTGTGGGGTGGCTAAATGGGTTTGGGATGGCTTGAATTTGGGAGAGGTGACCGAAGGACTGGGTGGGGATGTGAAGGAATGGGTGGAGGGGTGCTGGAGGAATCTAGGCATGGATGAGGGAGCGATGTTGATGATTGGTTGTTGGGCTATCTGGGAACACCGCAATAAGGTAATTTTTGATAATGCGATGGTGGCTCCGGAGGATgttgtgagaagggcaagggacgTGGCTATGGAAGGTGTTGGGGATGGGGGTGTGCGGTCTGAGGGGTTGGCTTATAAACGGGGGAGTACTCGGGGGGATGAGGAGTCAGGGTGGAGACCGGCGCGTATGGGTTTTGCCAAAATTAATGTCGACGCTGGAGTGAAGGAGGGAGAGGGAGTGGGTACGGGTATTGTTTGCCGAGACAATAAGGGCGAGGTGATGTGGGGTGTATCGATTGGGAGGAATCGGAGCTGGGATGTTAAGTTTGCAGAAGCTACCGCAATCTTGGATGGCCTGGAAGAAGCAGCTGCACGTGGGATTCGCAAAGTGGAAATCGAAAGCGATTGTTTGCCAGTGATTGAAGCCATTCGCGATAAGCAGCTAGGACGGAGCATGTTCCATCAATTATTAGATGATATTATTTCTTTTAGTTTCAACTTTGAGTCTGTTATTTGGTCTTATGTAAGTCGAGTCAATAACTGTGTCGCTCATGGTTTAGCTCATTGTGTTCCACGAGCCGTAGGTAAAGTGATATGGGAGGATGGGTTTCCACCTTCTGTCAACGCTGCTGTTACTTTTGATCGTTTATTAATTGAGTAATGCCTTTaggcatttttcttcaaaaaaaaaaaaataacgataataataaagTACAATAAATTTTTTTATAATGAATTATACCGCAAGTGCCCAGATTTGTGCAACCAAAAACGCGGACCCTAATCTTAGtgttaaacaattaattaagccGATAAATTAATCAGAAAAATAATCTGACTTATCCAATTAATCACACAAAATTTCAATTTAACTACATAATGTAAaacaattaacaaattaatatttaataaacaACTATGTTGAATTCCATCCGAGCGATATCACATGCTATGCTGGAGAAAGAAATTGCACAATTAAAGAGAATAATAATTTGATCAAACTCATTCATCAAATTAttcttttaaattaataattcacaCATCACATAAATTAATACACCACagaaaaaattttaaaatttttttattaaaataagtAAAAGATTTGCTAAACAAGAAAATTTGTATGAGTTAGATTTGAGAGTAGAAATATACCTacaaaaaaaatttaaacctGGATTTTTTTAAAAAACAGTTATGAAAAAAGATAATTATATTTGAGCAAATATAATATAAAATCCTAAATCACAAGTAACTATCGCCTTTGTCGACAACCAGGGGTACATGTGTGGATCCTCGACATGAATATGGAGGTGTTAATATATAAGATTATTGAAATTTAATCAATTGAAAAATTAAGTTTAGTTTTGAGAATAATTTATAAGACAGGGGCAGTAAAAATAAATTAATGAGAGATGTTTAATATGGAATAACTTTTGAGTTTTGAAGGAAGGAATGAAAATATGTCTAGCGAGAGATGGTGTGGGTAAAGACTAGGAGTGTAAGAGTTATGGTTAGTTGTTAATTTGTCTCGAATTTGTTATGTGAACTGAACAACTTTTCAAGTGGAATGAGTTGAGATATTGAGGACTTGAGGTGGTGGTAGACTGGTAAGTTGGGTGGGAAATGGCTAATGTGCCGTTTTATGGCATTTAGGGCCTATTAAATAGCGAAAATTCTAATTTAATACGAGTAttttccgtcttaaatttaagATTTGTTTTGCTCTTAAACTTAAGACATGCTAAATACTCCATGTGTGATGTATAAGACAAAACTCAAAAGCATAAATGTATAATGTTTAGGAAAAGTaaacgtagttgctcattcatgtacgGGTTTTACTTATTCATGtactttttttcattatttttccataGTATGTCCTTTGTCTAATTCTCTCTACGCAAATTCTCTCTAATTCTCTCCCttacaaaattaatcaaatccacAAAGTTAAATCAAATCCGGTTCGATTAATTTATGGACGCTAATTCTCATGTCAATAAGTAATGAttctaatttatttaatttattaacgATGTTATATCAAATTAGGGAGATTAATGAAATTAGGGCTTCTGCTAACGTAAGAACATGCTAGATAATGAACCTGGACAAGTTGATCATCAAAGTTCCTCCATACTCGGTTAAGGAGAACAA contains the following coding sequences:
- the LOC141653368 gene encoding UDP-glycosyltransferase TURAN; its protein translation is MSKKRGRAAVVVLGDIGRSPRMQYHALSLARQASLKVDIVAYGGSDPHAAILEHPSIFIHRMAEWPKFTQKLPWVLRCIILLLKPVFQFIVLLWYLCVKIPAPDLFLVQNPPSVPTLIAVKWASWLRHSVLIVDWHNFGYTLLGLSLGRGSRFVAVYRWFEKHYGQLADGSLCVTKAMQHELAQNWGIKATVLYDQPPEFFHPSSLLEKHKLFLKLDKELRYCEGIQDCISHEGTDIRTNEQSDTLFTTITGSGIAEKPHRPALIVSSTSWTPDEDFSILLEAAVMYDRRAAALLNEDDSEQEVVFWDRMDTGRQYMYPRLLFIITGKGPEKEIYEQKIKKLNLRRVAFRTMWLSAEDYPMLLGSADLGVCLHTSSSGLDLPMKVVDMFGCGLPVCAVSYSCIEELVKVERNGLLFSSSSELADQLLALFKGFPDKCDVLRSLRSGAVETRSSAAWATEWEEHAQPLFLKVTSKDCR